A single genomic interval of Mycolicibacterium sp. MU0053 harbors:
- a CDS encoding acyl-CoA dehydrogenase family protein, with protein MNSEPSPRAAELLDRVRAFIAEEIAPVEERYHADVAALRTGGGDPWTPLPLLSELRDKAKAAGLWNLFLPAEHAGDYAARFGTDGGLGLTNVDYAPIAEETGRSELAPYAFNCNAPDTGNMEVLLRYGTAEQRERWLEPLLAGSIQSAFAMTEPGVASSDATNMAATAIPDGDDIVINGRKWWTTGIGHPDCELLIFMGVSDPEAPRRSRHTMVLVPRTTPGVVVERLLPAMGRFDEPFGHGEVSFTDVRVPAANVLLGPGRAFEIAQGRLGPGRVHHCMRLIGLAEMALELACRRGRERRAFGKPLIDLGGNKERVAKARIAIDTARLLVLNAAWKLDTVGPGGSLGEVSQIKSHVPAVVQEIVDFAMQIHGGGGLSDDFPLAGAWSLARQLRLADGPDEVHLGVISRLELGKYV; from the coding sequence ATGAACTCCGAACCGTCGCCTCGCGCAGCCGAACTTCTTGATCGCGTACGTGCCTTCATCGCCGAAGAGATCGCACCAGTCGAGGAGCGCTACCACGCCGACGTCGCTGCGCTGCGCACCGGCGGTGGAGATCCCTGGACACCGCTGCCGCTGCTGAGCGAACTCCGGGACAAGGCCAAAGCCGCCGGCCTGTGGAATCTGTTCCTTCCCGCCGAACACGCCGGCGACTACGCCGCCCGGTTCGGGACCGACGGCGGGCTGGGACTGACCAACGTCGACTACGCGCCGATTGCGGAGGAGACCGGCCGCTCGGAACTCGCCCCGTACGCCTTCAACTGCAACGCGCCGGACACCGGGAACATGGAGGTGTTGTTGCGTTACGGGACCGCCGAGCAGCGCGAGCGCTGGCTCGAGCCGTTGTTGGCCGGGTCCATCCAGTCGGCGTTCGCCATGACCGAACCGGGTGTGGCGTCCTCGGATGCCACCAACATGGCCGCGACCGCCATCCCCGACGGGGACGACATCGTGATCAACGGGCGCAAATGGTGGACCACGGGCATCGGACATCCGGACTGCGAGTTGCTCATTTTCATGGGTGTGTCGGATCCCGAGGCGCCGCGGCGATCTCGGCACACCATGGTGCTGGTGCCGCGCACCACCCCTGGGGTTGTGGTCGAACGACTGCTTCCGGCAATGGGCCGATTCGACGAGCCCTTCGGCCACGGTGAAGTGTCCTTCACCGATGTCCGGGTGCCTGCGGCCAACGTTCTGCTCGGCCCCGGCCGGGCCTTCGAGATTGCTCAGGGGCGGCTGGGACCCGGGCGCGTGCACCATTGCATGCGGCTGATCGGTCTGGCCGAGATGGCTCTCGAGCTCGCCTGCCGACGTGGTCGTGAGCGGCGGGCCTTCGGCAAGCCGCTGATCGACCTCGGCGGGAACAAGGAACGAGTTGCCAAGGCCCGCATCGCCATCGACACCGCCCGGCTGCTGGTGTTGAACGCTGCATGGAAGCTGGACACCGTGGGACCGGGCGGCTCGCTCGGCGAAGTCAGCCAGATCAAGTCCCATGTGCCGGCGGTGGTGCAGGAGATCGTCGACTTCGCCATGCAGATCCACGGCGGCGGTGGGCTGTCCGACGACTTCCCGCTGGCCGGGGCGTGGTCGTTGGCCCGCCAACTGCGGCTCGCCGACGGACCCGATGAGGTACACCTCGGTGTCATCAGCAGACTGGAACTGGGCAAGTATGTCTGA
- a CDS encoding TetR/AcrR family transcriptional regulator: MVSKRESRPGSRPALRLKFGDRRDQLLAIGLGILVKEPIHKLSLDEVARKAEISRSLLFHYFPTKSDYFDAVLDVAAQRVLDNTAPPADADPEAALRHVVSALFEQIDRRREFYLAFIFGQGALTLGGDRVATLRADLGQRVVDVLELGERDGAATIVHAWVAYVEDLALQWTSVPEPQRGSTLAERVEHCVAALRGLIALLPNARGA; this comes from the coding sequence ATGGTGAGCAAGCGAGAGTCACGCCCGGGGTCACGTCCTGCGCTACGGCTGAAGTTCGGTGATCGACGAGATCAATTGCTGGCCATCGGGTTAGGAATCCTCGTCAAAGAGCCAATACACAAGTTGTCGCTGGACGAGGTGGCACGCAAGGCCGAGATCTCACGCAGTCTGCTGTTCCATTACTTCCCGACGAAGAGCGACTACTTCGACGCGGTACTCGACGTCGCGGCCCAACGGGTACTCGACAACACGGCCCCGCCCGCCGACGCCGATCCGGAGGCGGCGCTGCGCCACGTCGTATCCGCGTTGTTCGAACAGATCGATCGGCGCCGCGAGTTCTACCTGGCGTTCATCTTTGGTCAAGGCGCGCTCACGCTGGGTGGGGACCGCGTCGCCACCCTGCGCGCCGACCTCGGTCAGCGCGTGGTGGATGTCCTGGAACTGGGTGAGCGCGACGGCGCCGCGACCATCGTGCATGCCTGGGTGGCCTACGTGGAAGACCTTGCGCTGCAGTGGACAAGCGTCCCGGAACCCCAGCGCGGGAGCACCCTGGCCGAGCGCGTCGAACACTGTGTGGCCGCGCTGCGCGGTTTGATCGCCCTCCTACCGAACGCGCGTGGCGCCTGA